A single window of Pyrus communis chromosome 10, drPyrComm1.1, whole genome shotgun sequence DNA harbors:
- the LOC137748927 gene encoding probable methyltransferase TCM_000336, with product MDVKNVFHMTGGVGLTSYARNSSLQKKASDMVKNITLEAIQELYLTTTPKSLGIADLGCSSGPNTLSIIKEIIEAVEGVCRRTFQPSQEFRVYLNDLPSNDFNSIFKALPDFSKDLNKERNNGKSPSVYIGAYPGSFYGRLFPNNSLHFVYSSYSLHWLSRVPPELYCKEGKSINKGSVYISESSPVGVSQAYLKQFQEDFTLFLKSRSEELAAGGRMVLILLGRSGPDHVDRGNCFFWQLVSQSIAILVSKGDVEEERLDSYDVHFYAPSREEIEDEVRKEGSFELERFEMFGLDHRHGKNNESCGTRVAMTVRAIQESMIGQHFGEGILDSLFENFGRLVDEETAKEDIKPITFGVVLKKF from the exons ATGGATGTAAAGAATGTCTTCCACATGACTGGAGGAGTTGGCCTTACTAGCTATGCCAGAAATTCTTCGCTccag AAGAAGGCATCTGATATGGTAAAGAACATAACTTTAGAGGCAATACAAGAACTTTACCTCACCACAACTCCAAAGAGCTTAGGCATAGCTGATTTGGGCTGTTCATCTGGACCCAACACCTTATCAATCATCAAAGAAATCATTGAAGCAGTTGAAGGTGTTTGTAGAAGAACATTCCAACCATCACAAGAGTTCAGAGTTTACCTCAATGACCTTCCCTCCAATGACTTCAATTCAATCTTCAAGGCTTTGCCAGACTTCTCCAAAGACctcaacaaagaaagaaacaatGGGAAATCTCCCTCTGTTTATATAGGAGCCTATCCTGGCTCATTTTATGGCAGACTTTTCCCCAACAATTCCTTGCACTTTGTCTACTCATCCTACAGTTTGCACTGGCTATCCAGG GTTCCTCCAGAGCTTTACTGCAAAGAGGGGAAGTCTATAAACAAAGGAAGTGTTTACATTTCTGAATCAAGCCCTGTTGGAGTTTCTCAAGCTTACCTGAAGCAATTTCAAGAGGACTTCACTTTGTTCCTTAAGTCAAGGTCCGAGGAGCTGGCTGCAGGAGGAAGAATGGTGCTTATCTTGTTGGGAAGGAGTGGCCCAGATCATGTCGACAGAGGCAACTGTTTCTTCTGGCAGCTTGTTTCTCAGTCCATTGCCATTTTGGTTTCCAAG ggAGATGTTGAAGAGGAAAGGCTTGACTCATATGATGTGCATTTCTATGCTCCATCCAGAGAAGAAATAGAAGATGAAGTGAGGAAGGAAGGTTCATTTGAATTGGAGAGGTTTGAGATGTTTGGGCTGGATCATAGGCATGGCAAGAACAATGAGAGCTGTGGAACAAGAGTTGCAATGACTGTGAGGGCTATTCAAGAATCCATGATAGGGCAGCATTTTGGAGAAGGAATCTTGGAcagtttgtttgaaaattttgggagATTGGTGGATGAGGAAACTGCTAAAGAAGATATTAAGCCCATCACTTTTGGGGTTGTACTTAAGAAATTTTGA
- the LOC137747801 gene encoding heavy metal-associated isoprenylated plant protein 12-like, translating to MVQRTVLKVDIHCQKCQRKLLKAVSVLEGVDKLEVDAAKGTLTVTGDCDPYEIIVRTRKACKYAEVVTIGPPKPPEKNPVPDKPTKKEPKVVPCPMPYYCPEPCQRCTNHRGTRDILAPSFLPETVSVSSDQVRLSSHLVILNPVP from the exons ATGGTACAAAGGACTGTCCTCAAGGTTGATATACATTGCCAAAAATGCCAGAGGAAGCTTCTCAAGGCAGTGTCTGTCCTAGAAG GTGTGGATAAACTTGAAGTTGATGCAGCCAAGGGAACTTTGACGGTAACAGGCGACTGTGATCCCTATGAAATAATTGTTCGAACTAGAAAAGCATGCAAATATGCCGAAGTAGTGACTATTGGGCCTCCTAAACCTCCAGAAAAGAATCCCGTACCGgacaaacctacaaaaaaagaACCGAAGGTCGTGCCCTGTCCCATGCCCTATTATTGCCCTGAGCCATGTCAAAG ATGTACCAACCACCGCGGAACGCGCGACATTTTGGCTCCGTCGTTTCTTCCAGAAACCGTGTCTGTGAGCTCCGATCAAGTAAGACTGAGTTCCCACTTGGTCATCCTCAACCCAGTTCCATAA
- the LOC137748143 gene encoding heavy metal-associated isoprenylated plant protein 2-like codes for MVQRTVLKVDIQCQKCQRKLLKAVSVLEGVDKLEVDAAKGTLTVTGDCDPYEIIVRTRKACKYAEVVSIGPPPKPPEKKPEPKKTEKTDQQKTEEKDQKVEPCHMPYYCPGPCQRWGIVRADPCYDHNPSCSIM; via the exons ATGGTACAAAGGACTGTCCTCAAGGTTGATATACAATGCCAAAAATGCCAGAGGAAGCTTCTCAAGGCAGTGTCTGTCCTAGAAG GCGTGGATAAACTTGAAGTTGATGCAGCCAAGGGAACTTTGACGGTTACAGGCGACTGTGATCCCTATGAAATAATTGTTCGAACTAGAAAAGCATGCAAATATGCCGAAGTAGTGAGTATTGGGCCTCCTCCTAAACCTCCAGAAAAGAAGCCCGAACcgaagaaaactgaaaaaacaGACCAGCagaaaactgaagaaaaagaCCAGAAGGTCGAGCCCTGTCACATGCCCTATTATTGCCCTGGGCCATGTCAAAGGTGGGGCATTGTGAGGGCGGATCCCTGTTATGACCACAACCCTTCATGCTCTATCATGTGA
- the LOC137746477 gene encoding cytochrome P450 711A1-like, protein MELQLLFTNGFLVSTSTLFTALAMFAGVLSYLYGPYWRVRRVPGPPVIPLLGHLPLLAKYGPDVFSVLAKQYGPIFRFHMGRQPLIIVADAELCRDVGIKKFKDINNRSIPSPIAASPLHQKGLFFTRDARWSMMRNTILSLYQPSHLASLVPTMQSFIESATQKLDSSKKAEDITFSNLSLRLATDVIGQAAFGVNFGLSKPESINESIDKIDSKDNNDDDQVSDFINQHIYSTTQLKMDLSGSFSIILGLLAPILQEPFRQVLKRIPGTMDWKVERTNQKLSGRLDEIVVKRMKDSGRGSKDFLSLIMNARESETVAKNVFTQDYISAVTYEHLLAGSATTSFTLSSIVYLVAGHPEVERKLLAEIDGFGPPDQMPTAHDLQHKFPYIEQVIKEAMRFYLVSPLVARETSREVEIGGYLLPKGTWVWLALGVLAKDPNNFPEPDTFRPERFDPDCNEEKQRHPYAFIPFGIGPRACIGQNFSLQELKLSLIHLYRKYVFRHSPNMEKPLALEYGIVLNFKNGVKVRVVKR, encoded by the exons ATGGAACTGCAGTTATTGTTCACCAATGGTTTTCTGGTATCAACATCGACCCTTTTCACGGCGTTGGCAATGTTTGCAGGAGTTTTGAGTTACTTGTATGGGCCGTACTGGAGGGTGAGAAGGGTACCTGGCCCTCCAGTTATCCCCTTGCTAGGACACCTTCCCTTGCTGGCAAAGTATGGTCCTGATGTATTCTCAGTTCTTGCCAAACAATATGGCCCTATTTTCAG GTTTCATATGGGTAGACAGCCACTAATAATTGTAGCAGATGCAGAGCTTTGTAGAGACGTaggaataaaaaaattcaaagatatCAACAACAGAAGCATTCCGTCTCCCATCGCAGCTTCCCCACTCCATCAGAAGGGTCTCTTCTTCACCAG GGATGCAAGATGGTCAATGATGCGAAACACTATATTATCGTTGTATCAGCCATCACACCTGGCCAGCCTTGTGCCCACAATGCAGTCATTCATCGAGTCTGCAACTCAAAAGCTTGACTCCTCCAAAAAAGCAGAAGATATTACCTTTTCCAACCTCTCCCTCAGGTTGGCCACTGATGTAATAGGACAAGCTGCATTTGGAGTCAACTTTGGCCTCTCTAAACCGGAATCCATCAACGAATCAATTGACAAGATTGACAGCAAAGACAACAACGATGATGACCAAGTCTCAGATTTTATTAACCAACACATCTATTCCACTACTCAGCTTAAGATGGACTTATCCGGTTCCTTCTCAATCATACTGGGATTACTTGCCCCTATTCTCCAGGAGCCATTTAGGCAGGTCTTGAAAAGAATTCCTGGGACAATGGACTGGAAAGTTGAGCGTACAAACCAGAAGTTGAGTGGCCGGCTTGATGAGATTGTGGTGAAAAGAATGAAAGACAGTGGACGCGGTTCAAAGGACTTCTTGTCACTCATAATGAATGCAAGGGAATCGGAAACTGTTGCAAAGAATGTCTTCACTCAAGACTACATTAGTGCGGTTACTTATGAGCATCTCCTAGCTGGATCAGCTACTACATCATTCACATTGTCTTCAATTGTCTACTTGGTAGCCGGACACCCAGAAGTCGAAAGGAAGTTGCTGGCGGAAATTGATGGATTTGGACCTCCTGATCAGATGCCAACTGCTCATGATCTTCAACACAAATTTCCTTACATTGAACAG GTTATTAAAGAGGCAATGAGGTTTTACCTGGTTTCACCATTGGTTGCAAGAGAAACATCTAGAGAAGTCGAAATAGGAGGCTATCTTCTACCAAAG GGGACTTGGGTGTGGCTAGCACTCGGAGTTTTAGCGAAAGATCCAAACAACTTTCCGGAACCAGACACGTTCAGGCCAGAGAGATTTGATCCAGATTGCAACGAAGAGAAACAAAGGCATCCTTATGCTTTTATACCGTTTGGAATCGGGCCTCGAGCATGCATTGGCCAGAATTTTTCACTACAAGAATTAAAACTCTCGCTGATTCATTTATACCGGAAGTATGTATTCCGACACTCTCCCAACATGGAAAAGCCTCTGGCGCTTGAGTACGGCATTGTTCTTAATTTCAAGAATGGTGTCAAGGTTAGAGTCGTAAAGCGATGA